CCTTGCGCGTCGTGTCGCCGGGGCCGCTCGCCACCGTCAGCGCCGCGGATTATCGCGGTGGCCAACTCGCGCTCGATTCCATCGTCGCCGCCTTCGGCACGAATCTGGCGAGCGGCATCGAAACGGCGCAATCGCTGCCGCTGCCGCAAGCGCTGGCGGGCACGACGGTCACCGTCAATGGCGTACTCGCGCCGCTCTTTTTCGTCTCGCCGACGCAACTCAATTTCCTGATCCCACCCAACCTCGAACTCGGCCCCGCGCAAATTCTGGTCAGCACTGCCGCCGGCAGTTATGCCCTCGGCACCGTTGAGATCGTTGCCGCGCGCCCGGCCCTCTTCACCGCGAACGCTTCGGGCCAAGGCGATGCCGCCGCCGTCGCCACGCCTGACGGCGTCACGTTCCAAACCGCACCTTTCGATGTGACGCTCAATGGCAAGCCAAACGTCTTGCTGTTGTTCGGCTCAGGCCTGCGCCGCGCGTCCACCAACACGCCCAACGCCAGCAACGGCGTGGCCGATGCCGTCAACGTCACGATTGAAGGACTGACTGCGCGCGTGCTATTTGCGGGGGCGCAAGGCGGTTTGGCGGGACTCGATCAACTCAACGTGGAATTACCGGCGGGCCTGGCGGGCAAAGGCGCGCGTCGCGTGGACGTGCTGGTCACCGTGAATGGCCTGGCGGCGAATCGCGTGACGATAGCGATCAAGTAAGCAAACAACTCAGGGCATCCTCTGAGAGCGCAGGCAAGGAGGCCTGCGCTCTCAGTTTTTTTTACAGAAAGAAAAGTTTTGCCTTGATGATTATTTCGCCGCGCCCTTCCCGCTTTACAGGACGAGAGCGAATGGCTTTCACAAACAGTGAGACGGCGGCAAGTTCGCCTTCGTCCGCAGAGATAGATCACTACGACGAATTAGAAGGAGTACGATATGAAAAACCAAACTTATGTTTCCATTTTGGCTGGGTTGGCGCTCACCGTGTGTCTGGCGTTGTCGGCGGTTGCCACGTTTGCGCAAGGCGACCGGCAGATTCAGAAGGGCCCCATCACCGTTGACCCGAACCTGGTTTACCTCAAGTGCGCGCCCGCCAAAAGCGATGTCGCCGCGTTGGTGACCGTCACCAACACCAGCAGCCAGGCGGTGCCGCAAGGCGCGAAACTCTTCGTCAAGAACCAGAAGGGTTTGAATACCAGCTTCCCCCTCGGCAGCAGCTTGAAAGCGGGCGCTGACATGACGGTGAACCTGGGTGGCTCGTGGACGGACAGCGCGCCGTGCAGCGCCTACGCCAAGAAGTAACCGCGGAAGACTCAAGATACGGCAGGCTACGGCCCGCTCCTTGTCACTGGGCAGGCGGACGGCAACAACACTACGCGTGATTGTTGCCGTCCGCCTTTTTTTCGTCTGCGCCGCAGCACTTCACGAAACGGCTCCGTATTTTGTGGAAAGATTTTTCTTCCTGTGAGTTTTTTGGGGCTGTTGCCGTCTTTACATGAACTTGGCGTGCCAGGGCAACTATAGACCTCAAGAAAAAGAATTTCCCTAGCAAGCTCCAACGGAGCATCAGCCAACAGCCTGGGGTGCAGCCCCAGGCTGCACATTGAGTCGTTGCGCGAAGCCCTGAAAGGGTGCCAGCCATAGGCTTGGCTGGCGCCCTTTCAGGGCTTGCCGAACCATTTGCACGCCCCCAGGGCTTCACCCTGGGCTGTTGGCTGGCCGTCCCTTTGGGACTTTTCGGAAATTCTTTTTCTTAAAAACTATAGATCGGATTTCAATTGCCAGTACGGTGTGGTGCGGGTTCTTTACCCGCACCGCCTGGGCCGCCGCGTGAGTGCGGGTAAAGAACCCGCACCACATGTTCCCGTACACGCGCCTGAAAACCGATCTAAGGCAAAGCGCGGCGCGGGGACGGTACCGCGCGCGTCAGCAAGCGGCGGCTGGAAGATTGCCCCCTTGCGCAAAATCTGCGCGATGCCGCTTGCTCACGCGCGCGGTACCGTCCCCGTGACTCTTTCCCCGGCCCTGTTCCCCGAATTTTTTACAGCAACAGATTTTTTTTGCGCCCGTGATTATTCCCGCCACCGCTTCCCGCTTTACCGGTCGGAGAACGAAACAACAACGCCGCACCAAAGCGCGCAAGGACCCAGACGAAGGCGCTGGCGAGGTCGCAGTGTGCCTGCGCCGCGCCCGCTTCCAACCAACGAGACAAAGGAGTTTGCGTTATGAAGACCATCCACCAATTCAAGTTCAAACCCATTCAATTCATCACCATCAGCGGATTGCTGCTGAGCGTCTGCCTGGCGGCGCTGCTGCTGCGGCCTAGCGCGCCCGCGACGCTCAGCAACAACACGCTGCACGGCGCGGCGGCGGTCGAGCAGTTGAAACAAGACGGTTCGTATGACTCGTTGAACGCCGCGCTCAACGCAACACGTTATCAAGTGAATCAAACGGGCAGCGCCTGGCGCGCCGAGAATCCGGCGCAGCGGTTGCGCGCGCAATTCACACCAACGGAAGTGCGGATGACAGAAACGCAGTCGAGCAAACCGCAATGGCAATTCGGCATGAGGCTGAGCGGTTACGGTTACGGCGACCAGCTTGCGCCCGTCAGTGCAGGCACGCTCACGAGTAACGGCAGTCGTGTCGAAATCCGCAAAACCCAAATTTCAAATTCAAAATCTGAAATTACCGAATGGTACGTCAATGACCCCGCAGGCTTGGAACAGGGTTTCACGCTCGCCGCGCCACCCTCTCCAATCTCCAATCTCAAATCGCCAATGCCCTTGCGCCTCGCCTTGCAACTTTCTGGCGATCTGCGCGCAGCCTCCGCCAACCAACAAGCCATCACATTGAAAGATAAACAGGGCCGCGCCGTGCTCAGCTACGATCATCTGGCCGCGTGGGATGCCAAGCACCAAGCGCTGCCCGCGACGATGCGCGCGGACGGTGACACGCTCACGCTGGAAGTGGACGCGAGCCACGCCGTCTATCCCATCACGATTGATCCGCTGATTGCGCAACAGGCAAAGTTTACGGCGGCAGATGGTGCGGCGGGTGACAAATTCGGCACCTCGGTGGCAGTCAGCGGTGATTACGCCATCGTCGGCGCGCCGGAAGACGACGCGCAACGCGGTTCTGCTTACGTCTTCGTGCGCAGCGGCTCAAGTTGGACGCAACAGGCCAAACTCATCGCGGTGGATGGGGTGGCCGCCGACCGCTTTGGCATCTCGGTTTCAATCAGTGGGCCGACGGCAGTCATTGGAGCAAGTGGCGCGGATTCCGAGGGCAACGTCAATCACGGCGCAGCCTACGTCTTCGTGCGCAGCGGTTCGAGCTGGTCGCAGCAAGCCAAATTGGCCGTTAGCGATGGCTCGCAAGTTTCGAGTTTCGGCTTTAGCGTAGCGGTCAGCGGCGACACCGCGCTCATCGGCACGCCGGCTTACGGTCTGGGCGGCGAGACCTCGCGCGGCGCGGCCTACGTCTACGCGCGCGCCGGAGTAACTTGGAGCGTGCAACAGAAGCTGCTGGCGAACGATGGCGCAATCGGCGACAACTTCGGCACGAGCGTCGCGCTCGACGGCGACACGGCGCTGCTCGGCGCATTGGCGGCCAACATCAACGCCGCCAGCGATCAAGGCGCGGCGTATGTCTTCACGCGCAGCGGCGCAACCTGGAACCAGCAAGCCAAGCTCTTTGCCAATGATGGCGCGTCCAACGATCAATTCGGCGGGACAGTTGCGTTGAGCGCCGACACCGCCGTCATCGGCTCGCGCTTGTCTGATGTCGGCGGCCACAGCAATGAAGGCGCGGCCTACGTCTTTGTGCGCAGTGGCGCGGTTTGGAGCCTGCAACAGAAGCTGGTGGCGGCAGACGGCGGCGATGGAGATGCGTTCGGCGTCTCAGTCACTGTCAGCGGCGATCTGATTGCCGTCGGTTCAGACGATTACGATCTGGTCGGCTATCAAAATCAAGGTTCGGTTTATCTGTTTACACGCAACGGCGGCGTGTGGAATCAGCAGCAGAAGCTACGGGCGGCGGATGGTGCAGAGTATGACCATCTGGGCAAAGCCGTCGCCATCAGCGGCAACACCATCGTTGGCGGCGCGCCTCAGGCAGATGTCAACGGCAGCACGGATCAAGGCGCGGCGTATGCTTTCATCGTCGTCAATGACGTGGCGCAGGCGCAAAAGATTTTTGACGCTGGCGGCAAGCTTAACGCCGAATTCGGCAATAGCGTTGCGATCAGCGGCGACACGGCGGTGGTCGGCGCGCACTTCGACACGATTGGCGCGATCTTCCCTGGTTCTGTCTATGTCTTCATACGCAACGGCGCGACGTGGACGTTGCAACAAAAGCTGACGCCTGCCGATGGTGCGTCAAACGATCAGTTCGGGATCCGTGTCGCCGTCAGCGGAGACACGCTTGTGATCGGCGCGCCTTTCAAAGCCAACGGCGCGGCCACCGAGCAAGGCGCGGCTTATGTATTCGTGCGCAACAACGGTGTCTGGTCACAACAACAGAAATTGCTCGCCAATGACGGCGCGGCCAATGACCGGTTCGGGTTCGCCGTCGCGATCAACGGCGATACAGCACTGATCGGCGCGCCTGCCGATCAAATTGGCGCGATCAGCAATCAAGGCTCGGTCTATGCCTTCACGCGCAGCGGCGCAAATTGGAGCCAGCAACAGAAGCTGACGGCTGCGGACGGCGCAGCAGGCGATTACTTCGGCGAGGCGATCGCGATGAGTGGTTATGCGGCGATCATCGGCGCGCCGTTTGATACGATCAACGGAGTCGCCAGTCGCGGTTCGGCTTACGTCTTCAACAACGGCGGCGGCGTGACCTGGAGCCAGCAGCAAAAACTGACAGCCTCGGACGGCGCGGCGAATCACAATTTCGGCTATGCCGTGGCGCTGGACGGCCCGACGGCCTTGGTCGGCGCATACGGCAACGGCGGTGGCGCGGCTTACGTCTTCGCCTACAACGGCTCAACCTGGAATCAGCAGCAGGAACTCTTCCCCAGCGATCCGGTGGCGGGCAACCTCTTCGGCGCAGCGGTCGCGCTCAGCGGCGAATTGGCCTCCATCGGCGCGCCCAATTACGACACCGCACAAAATCAGGATCAGGGCGCGGCGTACCTGTTCGAGCGGCAAGGCAATGTGTGGAATCAGCGGCAAAAACTGCTGGCCTCGGACGCGGCGGCGGGCGATAAATTCGGCCAAGCGATTGCGATGACAGGCTCAGACATATTGGTCGGCGCACCTTCAGATGACATCGCGCAAAACAATCAAGGCTCGGTTTATTACTTCCGCTATACGGTGTGCTCGACCATCATCCTGAATGCTACGCCGCCCAATGGCACGGTTGGCACATCGTACAACCAGCAACTGTCAGCGACGGGCGGAGTCGGGCCGTATCAATACGCGCTTTCGAGCGGCACACTGCCGCCGGGCTTATCGCTGACGCAAAGCGGCCTGCTGGCGGGTACCCCCATGACCCCAGGCACGTTTAACTTCACCGTCACGGCGATGACCGCGAGCCTCTGTTCAGGCAGTCAGGCGTACACCGTCACCATCGCACCTAATTGCCAAACCATTACGCTCAATCCGGTCAGCTTGCCCACAGGCACAGTCGGCACTGCTTACAATCAACCGCTCTCGGCGCAAGGCGGTACCGCGCCCTATACTTTCAGCCTCAATCCCGGCGATTCATTGCCGCCCGGTTTGTCGCTGATCAATGGCGCCATCGTTGGCGGCGCGCAACAAAGCGGCACGTTCAACTTCATAATCAAGGCGACCGATGCGCAGGGTTGCTTGGGCATGCGTGCCTACAGCTTTACCGCGACGTGCCAGACGCTCAACGTCTTCCCGGCTAGCTTGCCAGCGATGACCGTGGGCGTGCCTTTCAATCAAGGGCTTTCGGCCAGCGGCAGCGATGGCCCGTACACTTACACGCTCGGCGGTGGCGCGTTGCCAGGCGGCATCACGCTTTCAACAGGCGGCTTGCTGTCGGGCACGCCGATGACAAGCGGCAATGGCAGCTTCACCGTCAACGCGGCTGATGTGTATGGCTGCGCGACGCCGAAGCAATACAACTTCACGGCCAATTGCGGGACGCTCACGATCACACCAGCGAGCTTGCCCGACGGTGCGACCGACGTGGCCTATAACCGGCAACTCTCGACGACGGGCGGTAATGGGACGTACACCTACAGCCTGCCCATCAACGTATTACCGCCGCCAGGTTTGACGCTGTCGCCGAGCGGAAGCTTGAGCGGCACGCCGACGCAAGCGGGGCAATTCAATCTCACGGTCAACGTCGCTTCGGGCGGTTGCACAGGCCAGCAAAGTTACACACTAACGATCACGCAAACTTGCGGCACGCTGACGCTCAATCCGCCGAGTTTGTTGAACGGCACGGTGGGCACAAACATCAACGTGCAATTCACCACGACAGGTGCCCAGGGCGCGGTGGATTACGCCGTGACGGCGGGCGCGTTGCCGACAGGCTTGACGCTTACGCCGGCGGGTTTGCTGTCAGGCGCACCCACGCAAACGGGCGTTGCCAACTTCACCGTGACGGCGACCGATGCGAATGGCTGCACGGGGCAACACAGTTACATCATGACGATAACCATTGCTTGCCCAACCATCACGCTGACGCCGGCCACGGTACCGAATGGACAGGTAAATGCGTTTTACACCCAGCAATTCATTGCCAGTGGCGCGGGGCCATATTTTTACACCATCAGCGCGGGCGCGTTGCCGAACGGGGTGGTGTTGTCCACCACGGGTATTGCCAGCGGTACGCCGACAACCAGCGGCCAATTCAACTTTACCGTCTCAGCGGCGGATGCGAATGGTTGCACGGGCACGAAACAATACACCTTAGCCATTCTGACTGGTTGTCCGGCCATTAACCTCAGCCCGGCGATACTGCCGAATGGGCAACTAAATGTGGCCTATAACCTAACCATCACGGCTAGCGGAGGCGCGATGCCTTACAGCTACGGCATCAGTTCCGGTGCCTTGCCCAGTGGTCTGACGCTGAGCACGGCAGGTGTGTTGAGCGGCACGCCCACGGCAAGCGGGCAATTCACTTTCACTCTTACTGTGACGGATGCCAATGGCTGC
This DNA window, taken from Acidobacteriota bacterium, encodes the following:
- a CDS encoding putative Ig domain-containing protein, with the translated sequence MKTIHQFKFKPIQFITISGLLLSVCLAALLLRPSAPATLSNNTLHGAAAVEQLKQDGSYDSLNAALNATRYQVNQTGSAWRAENPAQRLRAQFTPTEVRMTETQSSKPQWQFGMRLSGYGYGDQLAPVSAGTLTSNGSRVEIRKTQISNSKSEITEWYVNDPAGLEQGFTLAAPPSPISNLKSPMPLRLALQLSGDLRAASANQQAITLKDKQGRAVLSYDHLAAWDAKHQALPATMRADGDTLTLEVDASHAVYPITIDPLIAQQAKFTAADGAAGDKFGTSVAVSGDYAIVGAPEDDAQRGSAYVFVRSGSSWTQQAKLIAVDGVAADRFGISVSISGPTAVIGASGADSEGNVNHGAAYVFVRSGSSWSQQAKLAVSDGSQVSSFGFSVAVSGDTALIGTPAYGLGGETSRGAAYVYARAGVTWSVQQKLLANDGAIGDNFGTSVALDGDTALLGALAANINAASDQGAAYVFTRSGATWNQQAKLFANDGASNDQFGGTVALSADTAVIGSRLSDVGGHSNEGAAYVFVRSGAVWSLQQKLVAADGGDGDAFGVSVTVSGDLIAVGSDDYDLVGYQNQGSVYLFTRNGGVWNQQQKLRAADGAEYDHLGKAVAISGNTIVGGAPQADVNGSTDQGAAYAFIVVNDVAQAQKIFDAGGKLNAEFGNSVAISGDTAVVGAHFDTIGAIFPGSVYVFIRNGATWTLQQKLTPADGASNDQFGIRVAVSGDTLVIGAPFKANGAATEQGAAYVFVRNNGVWSQQQKLLANDGAANDRFGFAVAINGDTALIGAPADQIGAISNQGSVYAFTRSGANWSQQQKLTAADGAAGDYFGEAIAMSGYAAIIGAPFDTINGVASRGSAYVFNNGGGVTWSQQQKLTASDGAANHNFGYAVALDGPTALVGAYGNGGGAAYVFAYNGSTWNQQQELFPSDPVAGNLFGAAVALSGELASIGAPNYDTAQNQDQGAAYLFERQGNVWNQRQKLLASDAAAGDKFGQAIAMTGSDILVGAPSDDIAQNNQGSVYYFRYTVCSTIILNATPPNGTVGTSYNQQLSATGGVGPYQYALSSGTLPPGLSLTQSGLLAGTPMTPGTFNFTVTAMTASLCSGSQAYTVTIAPNCQTITLNPVSLPTGTVGTAYNQPLSAQGGTAPYTFSLNPGDSLPPGLSLINGAIVGGAQQSGTFNFIIKATDAQGCLGMRAYSFTATCQTLNVFPASLPAMTVGVPFNQGLSASGSDGPYTYTLGGGALPGGITLSTGGLLSGTPMTSGNGSFTVNAADVYGCATPKQYNFTANCGTLTITPASLPDGATDVAYNRQLSTTGGNGTYTYSLPINVLPPPGLTLSPSGSLSGTPTQAGQFNLTVNVASGGCTGQQSYTLTITQTCGTLTLNPPSLLNGTVGTNINVQFTTTGAQGAVDYAVTAGALPTGLTLTPAGLLSGAPTQTGVANFTVTATDANGCTGQHSYIMTITIACPTITLTPATVPNGQVNAFYTQQFIASGAGPYFYTISAGALPNGVVLSTTGIASGTPTTSGQFNFTVSAADANGCTGTKQYTLAILTGCPAINLSPAILPNGQLNVAYNLTITASGGAMPYSYGISSGALPSGLTLSTAGVLSGTPTASGQFTFTLTVTDANGCTVQINHGIAITACPTINVVPAPPSPAFIGVAYNHTFSATGGVAPYTYSIIGGALLDGLTLSPAGVISGTPTGIGGSGSAFDVKATDANGCLGQASFGMSLNSCPSITVNPATLPAGTTGTAYNQTITASGGTGPYSYTVSVGSLPPGLNLSAAGALTGTPALNGSYPFTVKATAANGCTGTRAYTLVINCVTITVNPATLPAGVMGTAYSQQLTQTGGTGAITWSIGPGGSLPNGVTLNPNTGLLEGTPTASGTFNFTAVATDANSCGGVRAYTFTVNSGSCPTITVNPATLPNATASVNYNQQLTASGGAGTYTYALQQGNLPAGFNLTAAGVLSGITNVNGTYNFTVKATDANNCTGTRAYTLTVGCAALTVNPASLPVAVAGVTFNQTLTQTGGTGAIAWSVSAGVLPAGWTLNAGTGQ